Proteins encoded in a region of the Halostella limicola genome:
- the hpt gene encoding hypoxanthine/guanine phosphoribosyltransferase, with amino-acid sequence MDKLRRSLHEAPIVEKEGGYEYLVHPISNCVPMLEPGLLREVVNGIIRKADLEDVDKIVTPAAMGIHISTAVSLTTDIPLVVIRKRQYGLEGEVALFQETGYSESEMYINDVDQGDRVLLLDDMLSTGGTLRAITEALDEIGAEVVDVVAVMKKVGGENALAGSGHEAKTLINVRVEDGEVVVVDENGDGEERSATAPGA; translated from the coding sequence ATGGATAAACTCCGGCGCTCCCTCCACGAGGCCCCCATCGTCGAGAAGGAGGGCGGCTACGAGTACCTGGTGCATCCGATCAGCAACTGCGTCCCGATGCTCGAACCCGGGCTCCTCCGGGAGGTCGTCAACGGGATCATCCGGAAGGCGGACCTGGAGGACGTGGACAAGATCGTCACGCCGGCGGCGATGGGCATCCACATCAGCACCGCCGTCTCGCTGACGACGGACATCCCGCTCGTGGTCATCCGCAAGCGCCAGTACGGCCTCGAGGGCGAGGTCGCGCTGTTCCAGGAGACCGGCTACAGCGAGAGCGAGATGTACATCAACGACGTCGACCAGGGCGACCGCGTGCTGCTGCTCGACGACATGCTGTCGACCGGCGGGACGCTCCGGGCGATCACCGAGGCGCTCGACGAGATCGGGGCCGAGGTCGTCGACGTCGTCGCCGTCATGAAGAAGGTCGGCGGGGAGAACGCGCTCGCGGGCAGCGGCCACGAGGCGAAGACGCTCATCAACGTCAGGGTCGAGGACGGCGAGGTCGTCGTGGTCGACGAGAACGGCGACGGCGAGGAGCGGTCCGCGACGGCGCCCGGGGCTTAG
- a CDS encoding XTP/dITP diphosphatase → MIRFVTGNEGKVAEAREYLDDRVQQVDYDYTEIQGDLAEIARYGARETFDATEDDEPVLVDDTGLFVEALDGFPGAYSAFVEDTLGIERVWRLAEAEENRKAAFRTVLVYYDGETAETFEGSVRGRIVAPRGEGGFGYDPVFEHDGKTFAEMSTAEKNAISHRGRALAKFADWLAGE, encoded by the coding sequence ATGATCCGCTTCGTCACCGGCAACGAGGGGAAGGTCGCGGAGGCCCGCGAGTACCTCGACGATCGCGTCCAGCAGGTCGACTACGACTACACCGAGATACAGGGCGACCTGGCGGAAATCGCGCGGTACGGCGCGCGCGAGACGTTCGATGCGACCGAGGACGACGAGCCGGTGCTGGTCGACGACACCGGGCTGTTCGTCGAGGCGCTCGACGGGTTCCCGGGGGCGTACTCCGCGTTCGTCGAGGACACCCTCGGCATCGAGCGCGTCTGGCGGCTGGCCGAGGCCGAGGAGAACCGCAAGGCCGCGTTCCGGACCGTGCTCGTGTACTACGACGGGGAGACGGCCGAGACGTTCGAGGGGAGCGTCCGCGGGCGGATCGTCGCCCCACGCGGCGAGGGCGGGTTCGGCTACGACCCCGTCTTCGAACACGACGGGAAGACGTTCGCGGAGATGAGCACCGCGGAGAAAAACGCCATCTCGCACCGCGGGCGGGCGCTAGCGAAGTTCGCGGATTGGCTCGCGGGGGAGTGA
- a CDS encoding DUF5808 domain-containing protein, translating into MADKPKSGELLGVPYNFERPSMSRLLSAYWQPDDGMLVEKPFGIGYTLNLASWRSWVVLAVAGALLWNEQSSDERDAEDEPVEVIVD; encoded by the coding sequence ATGGCCGACAAGCCGAAGTCAGGCGAACTTCTCGGCGTACCGTACAACTTCGAGCGCCCCAGCATGAGCCGCCTCCTCTCGGCGTACTGGCAGCCCGACGACGGGATGCTGGTCGAGAAGCCGTTCGGTATCGGGTACACCCTCAACCTCGCCAGCTGGCGCTCCTGGGTCGTCCTCGCCGTCGCCGGCGCCCTGCTGTGGAACGAGCAGAGCAGCGACGAGCGCGACGCCGAGGACGAGCCGGTCGAAGTCATCGTGGACTGA
- a CDS encoding bifunctional N(6)-L-threonylcarbamoyladenine synthase/serine/threonine protein kinase has product MSGDLRVLGIEGTAWAASAAVYDAETDTTFIETDPYQPQSGGIDPSEAAEHMSKAIPEVVETALDHADGPIDAVAFSRGPGLGPCLRTVGTAARALAQSLDVPLVGVNHMVAHLEIGRHRSGFDSPVCLNASGANAHVLGFHDGRYRVLGETMDTGVGNAIDKFTRHLGWSHPGGPKVEERAKGGDLIDLPYVVKGMDFSFSGIMSAAKQAVDGRESHGDSRAHQNSKSSENDGEAVEDVCFSLQENVFAMLTEVAERALSLTGSDELVLGGGVGQNDRLREMLAAMCEQRGAEFYAPEPRFLRDNAGMIAVLGATMYEAGDTIAVEESRVRPDFRPDQVPVTWRAGESVRRQPPEGRERQGAEAVVEVGDDRVTKRRVPKAYRHPDLDDRLRRDRTVLEARLTSATRRQGVPTPVVRDVDVREGTLVLQTVGDADLQAALSVDRVRDVGRHLAAIHEAGFVHGDPTTRNVRVDGERTYLIDFGLGYYTDDAEDFAMDLHVFEQSVDGTADDPAPLRAAFEAAYAERGDDAVLDQLRAVEGRGRYQ; this is encoded by the coding sequence GTGAGCGGCGACCTCCGCGTCCTCGGCATCGAGGGCACCGCGTGGGCCGCGAGCGCCGCGGTGTACGACGCCGAGACCGATACCACGTTTATCGAGACGGACCCCTACCAGCCCCAGAGCGGCGGCATCGACCCGAGCGAGGCCGCCGAGCACATGTCGAAGGCCATTCCCGAGGTGGTCGAGACCGCGCTCGACCACGCGGACGGCCCCATCGACGCGGTCGCCTTCTCGCGCGGGCCCGGCCTCGGACCGTGCCTGCGTACCGTCGGCACGGCCGCCCGCGCGCTGGCGCAGTCGCTCGACGTGCCGCTGGTGGGCGTCAACCACATGGTCGCCCACCTGGAGATCGGTCGCCACCGGTCGGGGTTCGACTCGCCGGTGTGTCTGAACGCCAGCGGCGCGAACGCCCACGTGCTCGGGTTCCACGACGGCCGGTACCGCGTGCTCGGCGAGACGATGGACACCGGCGTCGGCAACGCCATCGACAAGTTCACCCGCCACCTCGGCTGGTCACACCCCGGCGGGCCGAAGGTCGAGGAGCGCGCGAAGGGCGGCGACCTGATCGACCTGCCGTACGTCGTGAAGGGGATGGACTTCTCCTTCTCGGGGATCATGAGCGCCGCGAAGCAGGCGGTCGACGGTCGGGAATCGCATGGCGATTCCCGAGCACATCAGAACTCGAAGAGTTCTGAGAACGACGGCGAGGCCGTCGAGGACGTCTGTTTCTCCCTGCAGGAGAACGTCTTCGCGATGCTCACCGAGGTCGCCGAGCGCGCGCTGTCGCTCACTGGGAGCGACGAACTCGTCCTCGGCGGCGGCGTCGGGCAGAACGACCGCCTCCGGGAGATGCTCGCCGCGATGTGCGAGCAGCGCGGCGCCGAGTTCTACGCGCCCGAACCGCGCTTTCTCCGCGACAACGCCGGGATGATCGCGGTGCTCGGCGCGACGATGTACGAGGCGGGCGACACGATCGCGGTCGAAGAGTCCCGGGTCCGCCCGGACTTCCGGCCGGACCAGGTCCCCGTGACCTGGCGCGCCGGCGAGAGCGTCCGCCGACAGCCGCCGGAGGGCCGCGAGCGGCAGGGAGCCGAGGCGGTCGTCGAGGTCGGCGACGACCGGGTGACGAAGCGCCGCGTGCCGAAGGCGTACCGCCATCCCGACCTGGACGACCGGCTCCGCCGGGACCGCACCGTGCTCGAAGCGCGCCTCACGAGCGCCACGCGGCGGCAGGGCGTCCCCACGCCGGTCGTTCGGGACGTCGACGTTCGGGAGGGGACGCTCGTCCTCCAGACCGTCGGCGACGCCGACCTGCAGGCGGCGCTCTCCGTGGACCGCGTTCGGGACGTCGGCCGCCACCTCGCGGCGATCCACGAGGCAGGGTTCGTCCACGGCGACCCGACCACCCGCAACGTCCGCGTCGACGGCGAGCGCACGTACCTCATCGACTTCGGCCTGGGCTACTACACCGACGACGCCGAGGACTTCGCGATGGACCTGCACGTCTTCGAGCAGAGCGTCGACGGGACGGCCGACGACCCCGCCCCGCTCCGGGCGGCGTTCGAGGCGGCGTACGCCGAGCGCGGCGACGACGCGGTCCTCGACCAGTTGCGCGCGGTCGAGGGGCGCGGCCGGTACCAGTAG
- a CDS encoding 30S ribosomal protein S27ae encodes MARHELYEDDGTTEREMCPRCGDTFLADHGDRYHCGQCGYTEWE; translated from the coding sequence ATGGCGCGACACGAGCTCTACGAGGACGACGGCACGACCGAGCGCGAGATGTGCCCCCGCTGCGGCGACACGTTCCTCGCGGACCACGGCGACCGCTACCACTGCGGCCAGTGCGGCTACACCGAGTGGGAGTAA
- a CDS encoding 30S ribosomal protein S24e, whose product MDVDIIEEDENPMLHRTDVTFELVHDEATPSRLSVRDSLAAKLNKDAEEVVVRNLDTKFGMRKTVGEAKVYESADHARDVEQDHMLERNKIVADEETAEEA is encoded by the coding sequence ATGGACGTCGATATCATCGAAGAAGACGAGAACCCGATGTTGCACCGCACCGACGTGACGTTCGAACTCGTCCACGACGAAGCCACGCCCTCTCGGCTCTCCGTCCGCGACAGTCTCGCAGCGAAGCTCAACAAGGACGCCGAGGAGGTCGTCGTCCGCAACCTCGACACGAAGTTCGGGATGCGCAAGACCGTCGGCGAGGCGAAGGTCTACGAGTCCGCCGACCACGCCCGCGACGTCGAGCAGGACCACATGCTCGAGCGCAACAAGATCGTCGCCGACGAAGAGACGGCGGAGGAGGCCTGA
- a CDS encoding GTP-dependent dephospho-CoA kinase family protein yields the protein MTTDEPASDADPLLALPEDLRGAFKDPFGPVETDPERVLADVTGPLVAVGDIVTYHFERVGRTPDVAVVDGRTKREAVDSEVSETIESEEVDRAAVDTVTVENPAATLTADLLTALRDAIASDRPTTIVVDGEEDLATLPAVVAAPDGASVVYGQPDEGMVHVVVDEDARAQFRELLLRMDGDGERALELLA from the coding sequence GTGACGACCGACGAGCCGGCGTCGGACGCCGACCCCCTCCTGGCGCTGCCGGAGGACCTCCGCGGTGCGTTCAAAGACCCGTTCGGCCCCGTCGAGACCGACCCGGAGCGCGTCCTCGCGGACGTGACCGGACCGCTGGTCGCCGTCGGGGACATCGTCACCTACCACTTCGAACGCGTCGGCCGCACCCCGGACGTCGCCGTCGTCGACGGCCGCACGAAGCGCGAGGCCGTCGACAGCGAGGTCAGCGAGACGATCGAGAGCGAGGAGGTAGATCGGGCGGCGGTCGACACCGTCACCGTCGAGAACCCCGCCGCCACGCTCACGGCGGACCTGCTCACGGCGCTTCGCGACGCGATCGCCAGCGATCGCCCCACGACCATCGTCGTCGACGGCGAGGAGGACCTCGCCACGCTGCCCGCCGTTGTCGCCGCGCCTGACGGTGCGAGCGTCGTCTACGGCCAGCCCGACGAGGGGATGGTCCACGTGGTCGTCGACGAGGACGCTCGCGCGCAGTTCCGCGAACTGCTGCTGCGAATGGACGGCGACGGCGAGCGCGCGCTGGAACTGCTGGCGTAG
- the spt4 gene encoding transcription elongation factor subunit Spt4 translates to MAEDRLVCRECHRVVEPNVETCPSCGSSSLTEDWAGYVYIAHPETSQIATEMEVDEEGAYALKVR, encoded by the coding sequence ATGGCGGAAGACCGCCTCGTCTGCCGCGAGTGCCACCGCGTCGTCGAACCCAACGTCGAGACCTGCCCCTCGTGCGGGTCGAGCAGCCTCACCGAGGACTGGGCCGGCTACGTGTACATCGCACACCCCGAGACCAGCCAGATCGCCACCGAGATGGAAGTCGACGAGGAGGGCGCGTACGCCCTGAAGGTCCGCTAG
- a CDS encoding DNA-directed RNA polymerase, whose protein sequence is MYKRVRLKDTVEVPPKELADVTPQLVKRLLQDKLEGRMDEDVGSVVSVVNVHDIGEGTVLPNRPGVYYEAEFDAVTYDPQMQEVVDGNVVEVVEFGAFVGIGPVDGLLHVSQISDEYLAFDAENQQLASNESNRTLGVEDAVRARIVTKSIDERNPRDSKIGLTAKQVGLGKHGWLEEERQKRQAATGE, encoded by the coding sequence ATGTACAAACGGGTCAGGCTCAAGGACACCGTCGAGGTGCCTCCGAAGGAGCTCGCAGACGTCACGCCACAGCTAGTGAAACGCCTCCTCCAGGACAAGCTGGAGGGCCGGATGGACGAGGACGTTGGCAGCGTCGTCAGCGTCGTCAACGTCCACGACATCGGGGAGGGAACGGTCCTCCCGAACCGACCGGGAGTCTACTACGAGGCGGAGTTCGACGCCGTCACGTACGACCCCCAGATGCAGGAGGTCGTCGACGGCAACGTCGTCGAGGTCGTGGAGTTCGGCGCGTTCGTCGGGATCGGTCCCGTCGACGGCCTGCTCCACGTCTCGCAGATCTCCGATGAGTACCTCGCGTTCGACGCGGAGAACCAGCAGCTCGCCTCGAACGAGTCGAACCGCACGCTCGGCGTCGAGGACGCCGTCCGGGCGCGCATCGTCACCAAGAGCATCGACGAGCGCAACCCCCGGGACAGCAAGATCGGGCTGACCGCGAAGCAGGTCGGCCTCGGCAAGCACGGGTGGCTCGAAGAGGAGCGCCAGAAGCGCCAGGCCGCGACGGGTGAGTGA
- a CDS encoding PIN domain-containing protein, with amino-acid sequence MTTVALDTNALMMPVELDVRLFDELDRLLTGYEPVAPQAVAEELRKLSDTGGEEGIAASVGHDLATDRCLLLHTEESYADDAIVELAREGTVDYVVTNDKPLKDRVLDAGVPVIGLRGKNKLAVTQP; translated from the coding sequence ATGACGACCGTCGCCCTGGACACGAACGCGCTCATGATGCCCGTCGAACTCGACGTGCGGCTGTTCGACGAACTCGACCGGCTGTTGACCGGTTACGAACCGGTCGCGCCGCAGGCGGTCGCCGAGGAGCTGCGGAAGCTCTCGGACACCGGCGGCGAGGAGGGCATCGCCGCGAGCGTCGGCCACGACCTGGCGACGGACCGCTGTCTCCTCCTCCACACGGAAGAATCGTACGCCGACGACGCCATCGTCGAACTCGCCCGCGAGGGCACCGTCGACTACGTCGTCACGAACGACAAGCCCCTGAAGGACCGCGTGCTCGACGCGGGCGTCCCAGTAATTGGTTTAAGGGGCAAGAACAAACTTGCAGTCACTCAACCATAA
- a CDS encoding translation initiation factor IF-2 subunit gamma, with amino-acid sequence MPGTHQQPEVNIGLVGHVDHGKTTLVQALSGEWTDQHSEEMKRGISIRLGYADATFRRCPEGDEPEAFTVEETCSEHGVDTEVLRTVSFVDAPGHETLMATMLSGAAIMDGAVLVVSASEPVPQPQTAEHLSALDIIGIDNIVIAQNKVDLVDADQARENYEQIQEFVEGTVAEGAPIVPISAQQEVNVDLLIDAIEREIPTPERDPEQDARMHVARSFDINRPGTTWNDLSGGVLGGSLVQGRLENDEEIEIRPGREVEEGGQSEYRPITTTIRSLQAGGESADEVFPGGLLGVGTGLDPSLTKGDALAGQMAGPPGTLPPTWESFTMDVDLLDRVVGEMEGGEVDDISTGEPLMMTIGTATTVGSVTSARGDEAEVALKRPVCAPEGAKIAINRRIGARWRLIGVGTLTG; translated from the coding sequence ATGCCAGGAACACACCAGCAACCGGAGGTGAACATCGGACTCGTCGGCCACGTCGACCACGGCAAAACGACGCTGGTCCAGGCGCTCAGCGGGGAGTGGACGGACCAGCACAGCGAGGAGATGAAGCGGGGGATCTCGATCCGCCTCGGCTACGCGGACGCGACGTTCCGCCGCTGTCCCGAGGGCGACGAGCCCGAAGCGTTCACCGTCGAGGAGACGTGCTCGGAACACGGCGTCGACACGGAGGTGCTTCGCACCGTCTCGTTCGTCGACGCGCCGGGCCACGAGACGCTGATGGCGACGATGCTGTCGGGCGCCGCGATCATGGACGGCGCGGTGCTCGTCGTGAGCGCGAGCGAACCCGTTCCACAGCCGCAGACCGCGGAGCATCTGAGCGCGCTCGACATCATCGGCATCGACAACATCGTCATCGCGCAGAACAAGGTCGACCTGGTCGACGCCGACCAGGCCCGCGAGAACTACGAGCAGATCCAGGAGTTCGTCGAGGGCACCGTCGCCGAGGGGGCGCCAATCGTCCCGATCAGCGCCCAGCAGGAGGTCAACGTCGACCTCCTCATCGACGCCATCGAGCGCGAGATCCCGACGCCCGAGCGCGACCCCGAGCAGGACGCTCGGATGCACGTCGCGCGCAGCTTCGACATCAACCGACCGGGGACGACCTGGAACGATCTCTCGGGCGGCGTTCTCGGCGGTAGCCTCGTGCAGGGCCGTCTCGAGAACGACGAGGAGATCGAGATCCGTCCCGGCCGCGAGGTCGAGGAGGGCGGCCAGTCCGAGTACCGGCCGATCACGACGACGATCCGCTCGCTCCAGGCGGGCGGCGAGTCGGCCGACGAGGTGTTCCCCGGCGGCCTGCTCGGCGTCGGCACCGGGCTCGACCCCAGCCTGACGAAAGGCGACGCGCTGGCCGGCCAGATGGCCGGTCCGCCCGGAACGCTCCCACCGACCTGGGAGTCGTTCACGATGGACGTCGACCTGCTCGACCGCGTCGTGGGCGAGATGGAGGGCGGCGAGGTCGACGACATCAGCACCGGCGAACCGCTGATGATGACCATCGGCACGGCGACCACCGTCGGGTCGGTGACCAGCGCCCGCGGCGACGAGGCGGAGGTCGCGCTCAAGCGGCCCGTCTGCGCCCCCGAGGGCGCGAAGATCGCGATCAACCGCCGCATCGGCGCTCGCTGGCGGCTCATCGGCGTCGGCACGCTCACGGGGTAG
- a CDS encoding winged helix-turn-helix domain-containing protein: MSEASEAGEPDLQHCEDCMTPAEAFSVIGNETRLSILEALWKADERPVSFSDLRKAVGMRDSAQFNYHLDKLRGQFVRKTDDGYGFRHAGWAVIHAVQAGSINEHPRIEPFPVEGDCADCGEGLQASYDDERIVVDCADCGRIHADYPFPPGGLDDRTTDEVMAAFNQRVRHLHCLMADGVCPECSGTVETNIVRDPAKFDLDVAVRHECRRCRHQLTTSVGQVLLDHAEIVSYYRDHGIDLNQVPFWTLDWCTDDEHTVVLDDDPWRIRLEIPVDDETLSLTVDADLVVVGVERTPVEGEGARSTA; this comes from the coding sequence ATGAGCGAAGCGAGCGAAGCCGGCGAACCCGACCTCCAGCACTGCGAGGACTGCATGACGCCGGCGGAGGCGTTCTCCGTGATCGGCAACGAGACGCGCCTGTCCATCCTCGAAGCCCTCTGGAAGGCCGACGAGCGGCCGGTGAGCTTCTCGGACCTGCGGAAGGCGGTCGGCATGCGCGACAGCGCGCAGTTCAACTACCACCTCGACAAGCTCCGCGGGCAGTTCGTCCGGAAGACCGACGACGGCTACGGCTTCCGCCACGCCGGGTGGGCGGTCATCCACGCGGTGCAGGCCGGGTCGATCAACGAGCACCCCCGGATCGAGCCGTTCCCCGTCGAGGGCGACTGCGCCGACTGCGGCGAGGGCCTGCAGGCGAGCTACGACGACGAGCGCATCGTCGTCGACTGCGCGGACTGCGGGCGGATCCACGCGGACTACCCGTTCCCGCCGGGCGGCCTCGACGACCGCACCACCGACGAGGTGATGGCCGCGTTCAACCAGCGCGTGCGCCACCTCCACTGCCTGATGGCCGACGGGGTCTGTCCGGAGTGCTCCGGCACCGTCGAGACGAACATCGTCCGCGACCCCGCGAAGTTCGACCTCGACGTGGCGGTCCGCCACGAGTGCCGGCGCTGTCGCCACCAGCTCACCACGTCCGTCGGGCAGGTCCTGCTCGACCACGCCGAGATCGTGTCGTACTACCGCGACCACGGGATCGACCTGAATCAGGTGCCGTTCTGGACGCTCGACTGGTGCACCGACGACGAACACACCGTCGTCCTCGACGACGACCCGTGGCGGATCCGGCTTGAGATCCCCGTCGACGACGAGACCCTCTCGCTCACCGTCGACGCGGACCTCGTCGTCGTCGGCGTCGAGCGCACGCCCGTCGAGGGCGAGGGAGCGCGGTCGACCGCCTGA
- a CDS encoding multicopper oxidase domain-containing protein: MTDVDYGDAARLTSALEDRLTAAIAGDGVSRRTVLGGLGVAGSAALGLSGPGAAGGGHDEDGHGNFGAKGEYDDRSFDPHEYLRTFNTGHEGRDGVNEGVYEENGRTVRHFTLTAVDTTIEIAPGVEFEAWSFDGQVPGPTLRVVEGDLIRVTFRNRSRHAHTIHPHVKNVDPGMDGTPQTGPGVLDTDEAFTYEWEAQPAGVHFYHCHSLPLKEHLHRGLYGAIVVDPDPDRVRENPREYVSGHHPVSDEYAAELVDRAKTRNHEYPENDRYDELVMVMNGFDTNFDGENEVYAANTRAFAYGVGSTDGNGEWEEGETKRPIQIDGEGRQRVYLINATEFDPINSFHTHSQFFDYYDHGTTLEPTHGTVDTVMQCQAQRGVIDLDYGDHEPGLYMFHAHQSEFAELGWMSFFEVV, translated from the coding sequence GTGACTGACGTCGACTACGGCGATGCGGCGAGGCTCACGTCGGCGCTAGAGGACCGGCTGACCGCGGCGATCGCCGGGGACGGTGTGAGCCGGCGAACGGTTCTCGGCGGCCTCGGGGTCGCCGGGAGCGCCGCGCTCGGTCTCTCCGGGCCGGGTGCCGCAGGCGGCGGCCACGACGAGGATGGACACGGGAACTTCGGGGCGAAAGGGGAGTACGACGACCGGTCCTTCGACCCGCACGAGTACCTCCGGACGTTCAACACCGGCCACGAGGGGCGGGACGGGGTGAACGAGGGCGTGTACGAGGAAAACGGGCGGACCGTCCGGCACTTTACGCTCACCGCGGTGGACACGACGATCGAGATAGCGCCGGGCGTCGAGTTCGAGGCCTGGTCGTTCGACGGGCAGGTCCCGGGCCCCACGCTTCGCGTCGTCGAGGGCGACCTGATCCGCGTCACGTTCCGGAACCGGAGCCGGCACGCGCACACGATCCACCCGCACGTGAAAAACGTCGACCCGGGGATGGACGGCACGCCGCAGACCGGTCCGGGCGTGCTCGACACCGACGAGGCGTTCACCTACGAGTGGGAGGCCCAGCCGGCGGGCGTCCACTTCTACCACTGCCACTCCCTGCCGCTGAAGGAGCACCTCCACCGGGGGTTGTACGGTGCGATCGTCGTCGACCCCGACCCCGACCGCGTCCGCGAGAACCCGCGGGAGTACGTCTCCGGACACCACCCCGTCTCCGACGAGTACGCGGCCGAACTCGTCGATCGGGCGAAGACGCGCAACCACGAGTACCCCGAGAACGACCGCTACGACGAACTCGTGATGGTGATGAACGGGTTCGACACGAACTTCGACGGCGAGAACGAGGTGTACGCCGCCAACACCCGTGCGTTCGCGTACGGCGTCGGGTCGACCGACGGGAACGGTGAGTGGGAGGAGGGCGAGACGAAACGCCCCATCCAGATCGACGGCGAGGGGCGCCAGCGGGTGTACCTGATCAACGCGACGGAGTTCGACCCCATCAACTCCTTTCACACCCACTCGCAGTTCTTCGACTACTACGACCACGGGACGACGCTGGAACCGACGCACGGCACCGTCGACACGGTCATGCAGTGTCAGGCGCAGCGGGGCGTGATCGACCTGGACTACGGCGACCACGAGCCGGGGCTGTACATGTTCCACGCCCACCAGTCCGAGTTCGCCGAACTGGGCTGGATGAGCTTCTTCGAGGTGGTCTGA
- a CDS encoding ZIP family metal transporter, translating to MAGDDLSADGGTAADRADSVGVPLGLPRWVAAAVPLVLLALVVAWFLVAPPLGGVQSGEPLPDVSVSHATLPDDGSVVLHVVNNGPDSVTVSQVLVDEAYWQHAVTSGGEEVRTLSPGQSAEIRIPYHWQPGWDLEVAIVLADGTTVHHDVVAPQPTPGMTAGTLGTLAVVGLFVGVIPVALGMLWFPFMRSMSDRRLHAVLAFSAGVLAFLGFDAGFEAFEVAESVPGAYEGQLLVVLGVLGAMLVVQSVTARTDEGGRSALAVAYAVAVGIGLHNLAEGLAIGSAFALGRASLGAFLVVGFMIHNVTEGPAVVAPVAGDDRPPLRHFVAIGAIAGAPVILGGWIGGFAYSPTLGAFFLAVGVGAIAQVVWEIAGMVRDRGGRVGSPTNALAFLGGLVVMYATDLLVML from the coding sequence ATGGCGGGCGACGACCTCTCTGCGGACGGCGGGACCGCCGCCGACCGCGCCGACTCCGTCGGCGTCCCGCTCGGACTCCCCCGGTGGGTCGCCGCGGCGGTCCCGCTGGTGCTGCTCGCGCTCGTGGTCGCGTGGTTCCTCGTCGCGCCGCCGCTCGGAGGCGTCCAGTCCGGGGAGCCGCTCCCCGACGTGTCGGTAAGCCACGCCACCCTCCCGGACGACGGGAGCGTCGTGTTGCACGTCGTGAACAACGGTCCCGACTCGGTGACCGTCTCGCAGGTGCTCGTCGACGAGGCGTACTGGCAGCACGCGGTGACGAGCGGGGGCGAGGAGGTGCGCACGCTCTCCCCGGGCCAGAGCGCGGAGATCCGCATCCCGTACCACTGGCAGCCGGGGTGGGACCTGGAGGTGGCGATCGTGCTCGCCGACGGGACGACGGTCCACCACGACGTCGTCGCGCCCCAGCCGACGCCGGGGATGACGGCCGGGACGCTCGGGACGCTCGCGGTCGTCGGCCTGTTCGTCGGGGTGATCCCCGTCGCCCTCGGCATGCTCTGGTTCCCGTTCATGCGGAGCATGAGCGACCGCCGTCTCCACGCGGTGCTCGCCTTCTCCGCCGGCGTCCTCGCCTTCCTCGGCTTCGACGCGGGCTTCGAGGCGTTCGAGGTCGCCGAAAGCGTCCCCGGCGCCTACGAGGGGCAGTTGCTGGTCGTCCTCGGCGTCCTCGGCGCGATGCTCGTCGTCCAGTCGGTCACCGCGCGGACCGACGAAGGCGGGCGGAGCGCTCTCGCCGTCGCGTACGCGGTCGCCGTCGGCATCGGCCTCCACAACCTCGCGGAGGGGCTCGCGATCGGCAGCGCGTTCGCGCTCGGCCGGGCGTCGCTCGGCGCGTTCCTCGTCGTCGGCTTCATGATCCACAACGTCACCGAGGGGCCGGCGGTGGTCGCGCCGGTCGCCGGCGACGACCGACCCCCGCTCCGTCACTTCGTCGCGATCGGCGCGATCGCCGGCGCGCCGGTGATCCTCGGCGGCTGGATCGGCGGGTTCGCGTACTCGCCGACGCTCGGCGCGTTCTTCCTCGCGGTCGGCGTCGGCGCCATCGCGCAGGTCGTCTGGGAGATCGCCGGCATGGTCCGCGACCGCGGGGGCCGCGTCGGGAGCCCGACGAACGCGCTCGCCTTCCTCGGCGGCCTCGTCGTGATGTACGCGACCGACCTGCTGGTGATGCTCTGA
- a CDS encoding cupredoxin domain-containing protein encodes MASRRAFLAAAGATVAAGVAGCSRAGDDATVRTTDAFAFDPESPTVASGGTVTWTNESGVGHTVTAYERRIPDGADYFASGGFGSEAAARDDVEGGIVDPGETYETTLDAAGEYEYFCVPHEGSGMTGVVAVD; translated from the coding sequence ATGGCGTCCCGTCGGGCGTTCCTCGCGGCCGCCGGGGCGACCGTCGCAGCCGGCGTCGCCGGCTGTTCGAGAGCCGGCGACGATGCGACGGTCCGCACGACCGACGCGTTCGCGTTCGACCCCGAGTCCCCGACGGTCGCGTCCGGCGGAACGGTCACGTGGACGAACGAGAGCGGCGTCGGTCACACCGTCACGGCCTACGAGCGGCGGATACCCGACGGCGCCGACTACTTCGCGAGCGGCGGTTTCGGCTCGGAAGCGGCCGCCCGAGACGACGTCGAGGGCGGCATCGTCGACCCCGGAGAGACGTACGAGACGACGCTCGACGCGGCCGGCGAGTACGAGTACTTCTGCGTCCCGCACGAGGGGTCGGGCATGACCGGCGTCGTCGCCGTCGACTGA